From the genome of Sinanaerobacter sp. ZZT-01:
TGACAGTGTGAAGAAAATGGGAGAGTGCAGTGTCCCTATATAATCAGTTAGCTGCACTCTACTATGACCGCTTCCAAAAAATAAATCGGTTGGGGAACCAAATACGAGAAGTTTCGGTCAAAAATTAGCTTTAACGAATTCTAGACAACGGAAGCAAATTTTGTGCCCTTTAAATTGAGCATCGGTAGTTTCACTGCCGCATAAGGTGCAAGTTTTTTGTTTTGATACATGCTTGACACGATGTGTTAAACTTTTTTCATTTTGCATTTCTATAAACCTTTCTGTGACTCCAATTAGTATTTTTTATTTTTTGGAAGCTATCTTTATAATAAGTTCATAAAAATCAAAAATCAACAATTTTTTACATTTATGTAATAATTAATCATTTTAGTGTTATGAAGTAACAAGATATTGACACTGACAGAAAAAATCAATAAGATATATATGTATCAATATGATATAAAACCGTAAAATCGGAGGAAAATAAGTGAAAGATAACGAAAATCAAAACATAACATGGGAGAAATTTCGTAAATCAAGATATGTAAAAGTTATTTTATCGATTATCCTGATTACAATTTTAATAAGCTCTTCATCTTTCAGCACAGTAAGTAAATCGATTACAAACCAAGAGTTCTTTTCTTATCATGTGAAAGATATCATCAATTATTTTTTTGGAGGCACGGATGTTGTTTTAGCAAATAGTCAAAATTTTGCTTATGAGAAATCAATTGACGATGGGCCGCTCTATGGTGTGGCAAAAGGCAGGAATTTGATTGTGATTCAGGTGGAATCTTTTCAAAATTTTTTAATTGGAAGAGAATACAACGGAGTTGAGGTCACACCTAATCTGAATAAGCTGATTGAAAACGACAGCATTTATTTTGACAATTATTATATGCAGGTCGCTATGGGGAATACTTCGGATGCAGAATTTGCAACGAATAATTCCTTGTATGGAGCGATAGAATATTGCACATACGCCCTTTATGATAACAATCACTATCGCGGTCTGCCGATTCTATTGGATGAGAAAGGGTATGACGTAGCAGCTTTTCATGGATATAAAAAAGAATTTTGGAACCGTTGCGGAGCTTATTCTGCTTTGGGGTTTAAGAAGTTTTATAGTGAAAAAGACTATGATTATGATGATGTGGTTGGCTTTGGAATTCGTGACGACGACTTTTTCCGCCAGTCGATTGCTTACATGCAAAAAATGAGGCAGCCATTTTATTCTTTTTTGATTACTTTGAGCAACCATCATCCATTTCCGCTCCCGGATGGAGAAGAGCCGATTCCTGCTAAAAAGGGGGATGAGGGGACACTTGTATATAATTATTTAAACAGTGCGCGTTTTACGGACAAATGTATTGGAGAATTTATTGAAGGACTGAAAGAGAGTGGTCTTTACGATGACTCGGTCATTGCGATTTACGGAGATCATTTTGGATTAACGGCAAGTGATCCGGATATTCAAAAATCTATGAAAAAATTGCTGGGTAAAAAATATGATGTGGATGAAATGGCAAGGATTCCGCTTATCATCCATATTCCGGGTGAAGATGTGACGCAGACAATCAGCATTTCAGGAGGGCAGCTAGATTTTCTTCCAACGATTGCTTATTTAATGGGATTTGAGTCCTTAGATACCTTATACTTAGGGCAGAATCTTATGACTGCGAAAAGCGGATTTGTTACAGAGGGTATTTATTTTCCGAAAGGTTCCTTTGTAAAGGATGATGTTTTTTATGTTATGTCTAAGGACGGTGTTTTTGAGAATGGACGTGCATGGAATATAAAAACGGGAAATAAAGTGGATATAGAGGATTTCCGAATTGATTCTCTTAGAGCGGAACAATTGATTGTGCGTTCTCAATCCTATTTGAAAAATGATACGATAGGCCAAATGCTAGGAAAACTGAAAAAACCTTCTTCTGTGAATGACCCAAGCTCGATCAATAAGCCGACAGAAGGAGTGAATGTCACAGATCCACCGGAAAAAGCAACGACTATGCCTGAGCAAGTAGAACCGATTATGCCTGACCAGACGGAAGAGGAAGAGGAAGAAGAAAATGAAATAGAAGAGCCTTCTGATCAGGAGGGGATGATTGATGAAGAAGGGGACGATTCTGAGGAAATTATTATTGGGCCGAATGGTTTGCCGGAAGGGTTAGATCCATCGTTGGAGTTTCAGGATAAAAACTCTCAAGACAACGGAGCTGAGCCAATTGTTCCGAGTTCTTCCAATGAGCAGACAGATGATTCATTACACGAAGATGTGAGCGACCCAATAGAAACTGAATAAAAAAACAATGGATTCTCGATCGAGGGTCCATTGTTTTTTATTTACATTTTAAGAATTTAGATCTTTAGGGGTTACATAAATTGTATGATTATCTGTAAAAATTACCATACCGGGCTTTGCGCCGGATGGTTTCTTTACAAATTTTATTTTCGTATAGTCAACCGGCACATTTTCTGATTGTCTAGCTTTACTGTAATAGGCAGCGAGAGCGGAGGCTTCTAGTATAGCTGTTTCTGTAATTTCTTTTCCTTCTGTAAACACAATAACGTGCGAGCCTGGAATGTCTTTGGTATGAAACCAATAATCTTTGCGATCCGCTAATTTTAAGGTCAGATAATCATTTTCTTTATTATTTCTGCCGACTGATATGCGAAATCCATCGCTTGAAATATAGGAATATGGCATTGGTTTTTTCTTTTTTTCTCT
Proteins encoded in this window:
- a CDS encoding LTA synthase family protein is translated as MKDNENQNITWEKFRKSRYVKVILSIILITILISSSSFSTVSKSITNQEFFSYHVKDIINYFFGGTDVVLANSQNFAYEKSIDDGPLYGVAKGRNLIVIQVESFQNFLIGREYNGVEVTPNLNKLIENDSIYFDNYYMQVAMGNTSDAEFATNNSLYGAIEYCTYALYDNNHYRGLPILLDEKGYDVAAFHGYKKEFWNRCGAYSALGFKKFYSEKDYDYDDVVGFGIRDDDFFRQSIAYMQKMRQPFYSFLITLSNHHPFPLPDGEEPIPAKKGDEGTLVYNYLNSARFTDKCIGEFIEGLKESGLYDDSVIAIYGDHFGLTASDPDIQKSMKKLLGKKYDVDEMARIPLIIHIPGEDVTQTISISGGQLDFLPTIAYLMGFESLDTLYLGQNLMTAKSGFVTEGIYFPKGSFVKDDVFYVMSKDGVFENGRAWNIKTGNKVDIEDFRIDSLRAEQLIVRSQSYLKNDTIGQMLGKLKKPSSVNDPSSINKPTEGVNVTDPPEKATTMPEQVEPIMPDQTEEEEEEENEIEEPSDQEGMIDEEGDDSEEIIIGPNGLPEGLDPSLEFQDKNSQDNGAEPIVPSSSNEQTDDSLHEDVSDPIETE